The window NNNNNNNNNNNNNNNNNNNNNNNNNNNNNNNNNNNNNNNNNNNNNNNNNNNNNNNNNNNNNNNNNNNNNNNNNNNNNNNNNNNNNNNNNNNNNNNNNNNNNNNNNNNNNNNNNNNNNNNNNNNNNGTTGTTTCCtgtgtggacaaaaaaaaaaaaagaagcaaaacataATGTTGCTTTCACGTGGAAGTTAAACGATAAAATGTATTCTAACTCGGTAATAGTCCACTCACTCTGTATCTTGAAAGATGGAGTTTTCTCCTGTGGAGAAAACCAAATAAGTGGCATGCCTGCAGTGTCTGTGTGGATTCTTGGCCCTCCAGACCTTCTTCCTGTCTCTTCTTTGTCTCTTCTGCAAAACACCAATTAACTCCAAATGACACGTCACCTTCCCTTCCCCCCAATTATCTGCAGCTCTGTGTGTGGAGGATCGCCAGCGCCTTAAACCCACTCAAACTCTGACTCAAGGAAAGTCAGCAAACATTTACCAGCATCTACATTTATGGATGTATTTCTGTTAAAGCCTTCAAGATGAATGTTTATAAAAAGTGATGTTGTGTAGACCAAACATGAGTTCATACAAggtttagcaaaaatattggaAGTTTTACGTGATTTAAGAAGTAGAGATATAAATAGATATAAATAACAACCCTTTTTGTGTAGGAAATTAAATCAGATTGTTTAGTGAAAAACTGTCAGacaattaaaatgtcaaagtaaacAATGGCCTTAATTAGCAGACAAATGATTTGAATCACTGAGTAAAAGCttttaattacaaaacaaacataaaactgGTATGAAAAAATAAGAAGCTGCAAGAAAAACATTGGTATTAGTTAGTTCTTTCATCATATCAGCTTGGAAAAAGTATCAGCCAAGAGTTCAAGTAACTTGGAAAGAATTCAGTCCCACTGGTCTCCCATAGCTGACTCCATTACTTAGGGGGCGGGGTGTTCTGCTTTTGCCACGCCTTGATTTTGTGCTGGGGCTTTTCACACGGGGGTCGGGGCCTTCTGGCTTCTGNNNNNNNNNNNNNNNNNNNNNNNNNNNNNNNNNNNNNNNNNNNNNNNNNNNNNNNNNNNNNNNNNNNNNNNNNNNNNACATGGGGAGCGGGATCCCTAAGATTTAAGACCAAGAGTAGGGGATCACATTACATCGGTGCCTGGGGGTGTCCATGTCTCGGTGGTGTAGGTTCTGGTTCTTGCTCTTGAGCCCCGGGCCTCTCTAAAATTCCATCAGTGGGTGAGCCTGGTCGGACCTTGTTGACAACACTCTTCCGGGACCCCTGCTTCTCTTGGGCGTCCTTCTCCTGTGCAGGGATGGGCGGATGGGCCCACTCCCCGCTGGAACCTCCAGATATAAATTTTGAATGTCAGGGTTGGGTGTATATCACATTTTGACCGTTTAAATAGTTTCATTATTGCATCAACTTACATGTACGTTTTTGATAAACTGTGTAGAGACTATTAACCTCTAAACTTCTACTGActttatgtattatttaaaattctgtAAATTTTGTACATTATACTTTTATACttacattcttcttttttattcttaatattattattattattactgtaatTAGTGTTGCTGTTTGCACAAAGGGAGGAGAGAGGAAGAAATTTCATCTGTGCTTTGTATGCCCTGTACTCagcatatttgacaaataaaagcctacttgacttgacttgacttgacttatttgtcatttttactgttcattttgttttttggagtttgttCTTGGCAAACCTTTACCTTACCCGGAGGCTGCTGTTGAGATTAACTTTCCAGTTACCACTGGTACATTTAGAGAAATGTTCATAAATGTGCACGGTCCCAGTTCAAATAAATTAACTGTCACTTTGCAAACTTTTTGGATGTAActatgttttcttctgttttcttctgttccaGGCTTGACTCCAGACAGCCTTGGTCCCCCCTCCCATGACAGCAGTCCTTTGAGCCCTGAAGCGACCACACCAGGAGCTCATTCTCCATCCCACCTCCACTATCACAGCAAGGCCCAGCATAGACGCTTCTCCATGGAAGTAAGTAGCAAAGGCAATGAGCCGAGATCAAAAACTCAACCAAACGAATGTAAGAAAGACAAATCTGGCTCTccaatgtacatttttttctcctgtttgcaAAAGCTGCCAGCAACTGTTGCTCAGTTGCACAGTTCAGAGTGCGTGTAGTCTTCTTCAGTGAATGCACTGCTTTTCAAAACCTTGTGTTGAATGCATCTGCTTACTACACACGGGATTAACCAGAGCACAAGAGGGTAAATGTCTTACTCAGAGGATACTTTTCCATTTCCATGTCTGCCCACTCAGTGAAATGAATCACCTTAGAAGCTCTCGCCCTCCCATTTGGCTgcgttttcttctttttttgagaTGCGAGAACATTCACAGGTTCACCTTTTCGGGTAAAATCCCAACAGAAAGAAGATGAATCACTATGACTCTTCCTTCAGCTCATGAGAGGCAGCCGAGCAAAGCAATGACAGATAGAAGTGCGAGGACTGAGAGCTTACGCTCATCCACAGccataaaaatgcaattttgtaaTGACAAGCATAAAACGccatttttcttaattaattaAGAGCATCATTAGAAGGTTAAAAGATGGGATTACTCATCACAGCAAATTTCATTCACCTTCCCACTGAGGATATGTCCACACCGGGCTCGGAAACTACTATGTTCAAGCAACCAcgatgaaaagtctatgtaaacgcatgTTCAAGACTCGCCCGTTCACACatagctatgcaagtttctacaaccattttcAAGCTCTCCGTGTGGCCATTGAATGTGCGCCAAAAGTTAAACcacttgaactttgaccaatcaggaactcggatttggtagtgacataagGGTATCGTTCTTTTTAAtacatggaagtgccaaccgctTGAAAATGGATCATGGATGAGAAATCAATATTTGGGGTTTGTGCATGTATCAGTATAGAGCAGTGAAAGAAGATGTCTGGAGAGAGATTTGCACcgatttgacattttgcaccaagcctttACCAACTAGTATTGGGTGCAGTATGAACGCCACATGCTAAAAACCTGTTCAAGAACGCATTCTTAAACCCACATTacatgcccggtgtgtacgTAACTTGAGATACATTGGATTAATGAATCCCTGATCAACATTTATAGGTCAGTTCTTTAATATTATCAACATTAACAAGTTGACTTGTCCTACAGAGTATTCTGGGCTTGTGCAACAAATTCAGCTAAGGTTTTGCCAAGGTTTCCCTCTTAGCGATCATTTTCCTTACAGGATGTGAGTAAGCGCATGTCTCTGCCCATGGACATCCGCCTGCCTCCAGAGTTCCTGAAGAAGCTACAGCAGGAGAGTGAAAACTCTGCCCCCTGCAAACCTCTCACCCGCATGTCTAGACGTGCCTCTCTGGTCAGTAATTGTTCGGTTCATCTTACAGCCATTTTCTATAAGTGTTTTGTATTATGTGTCCTGATTCTTTTTAGTTCTTTCATGATGTCTCAACAGTatatatcaggggtgtccaaagtcagtccttgacGGTCGGTGTCATACATGTTTTCCAAACCAACCTGCTATTGAAGCTCCTTGTTGGCCAAATGCACCTGATCCAgttaatcagcagcagataaggcagattttctagaaaaccagcaggaggccggccctcgaggactgactttggacacccctggcaTACTCTAAAATTGTGTTGGAAATgtagtttattatttattctgtttgtttctAGTCTGATATCGGCTTTGGGAAATTGGAGACATACGTGAAGCTCGGCAAACTGGGCGAGGTACGACATCATCAGTTCGTCCCacaattctttgatttactttggaCAGCTAAAATTATGGGCAAAGGCTTATAAAGTTGGATAAGCTTAATGTCTGGAGGGTAGGAGAATTattaggtaaaaataaaaaacctgaattAGTTTAAGATCCACTGTTCAGCAGAAGATGCTTTAAGCCTTGGTCACAACTGGCCCTCGCAGGTGGCCTGAGGAAATATCAAGGAGAGCTTGGTGAGCCATTAGCTAAAATGTTCATGATTATTTcaacaggtcgtagtgaacattTCTACTGTAactaagggtgaagtaggtgagatgcaagTGTTCCACATGGACTTCCCAAATCCTGTAGACTGCACAAGGAGCCCATTTTTGCTGTTCACATGACAAGAGCGCACTCCTTGTGTGCACCGTGACAAAATGTAGAGCATAGTTTGCTTTGGAATCCAATGTTGCACACCCTGTGGGGGCGGCATTCCTGCACAATCAAGAAGGGGCCAGTACTTCCACCTTACCAACAACTAGAGTGTGGCATGAGGGAATTGTCAACATCACCAGTACATCATTAGTGTATGCAACTAagatttttcttataaataccTCAAAGTACACTTACCACATGTACTACAATCGTTCCACTTTCATGTCGTCGCTTGAGTTGACAGTACGAGTGTCAAGGGGAACTGAAAGACACACCTGCGACTACTCCTCTCCACAAACCTTCATAGACATGGACAACACAAAAACTTGTAGCATCCATATGAGTTAACACTCGtacgggtgcatgtgactaaggcttcaGCAGTATTAAATATTAGGGGAAACAAGCAGGGTTTTCTATGAGTCTACACAATGTCAATCATAAGCTACTGTCTGCACcttggaaaaatgtttgtttgaactGCATTGAAATTGCTTTACAGACAGAGAAGAGCGTAGATTTGATCAATCATCGTTCTATGCGTTGTTTTAGACACTGCACCAATACATTAACAGGCCAAGTTTTGCCATGTTTTGAATGCAGGCAGAGTCATGTCTTGAAATGTATTGACAAGTGCTGTTGCGACCTCCAAGAGAAAGCACTAATCTGACCTGCGCTTGGTTGTGTccagcagcacacacacacaagtgaaCATTTGCAGCATTAACTACATCTTTTACTCTGGTAATAATGATTGAGGGTGGAGTCAAAGAATTGATTGGAAATGTACAAGTTTGATTGCTTTCTTTGATTTAGGaatacatgaaaaacaaaatttatcgGAATCACAATGTTGTCATCCGTCCTGAATTAATTTTAGGGTCAGGACCAGAACCAGATCCTATAGagttacattttcatttccttAAAACTTGGTTGTGAGATAAGGATGGTCAAATCTTCTCTGCGTTTTCTCTACAAAGTTTTGAGCCATAACTGTGCTAGGTAGTGAGGACGGTACCCTGATGGGAGGCATTACGTAACTCTGGGTCTGTATGTTTGCAGGGAACGTACGCCACAGTGTTCAAAGGGCGAAGCAAACTCACAGAGAACCTGGTTGCACTAAAGGAGATTCGGCTGGAGCACGAAGAAGGAGCCCCCTGCACTGCGATCAGGGAGGGTATGACGATCTAAACAGTTTACATTTTAAGCTGATGAAGCCAGAGCTGGGAGCTTAAATCCACATGTTCACGTTGACAGgaaatttgatataaagttcagtccacttACTCTaaactgttaaatattttatttttggttataCTTTTGCTGTTCAGAACCATGGACTTTTAATAGATTTGTGACTAGGATCAGCAGAATTAGAGATTTATGTggtttataaaagaaaataaaagtactttttgaGATTTATAAAAGTGCTGGGTGccaaaaaactcatttttgtaACACTTgctataggctccagcaaccttgtgatACAATTGACAGACCCAGAAAAGAGAGAGACTGATTTTTTGCTGTTTCTCAAAGAACAAATATCTTTTGAAttgtaacaacaacaacaaaaacaggacattctgtgttttttttctccttttctaaCTAGTATCTCTGCTAAAGAATCTCAAACACGCCAACATTGTCACGCTACACGACATCATCCACACGGACCGCTGCCTCACTCTGGTGTTTGAGTATTTGGTGAGAACATCAGTAACTGACGACTGAATGGATAGGACACAAAACTGATACCAAAATAAACGATGTTGTCTTTCTTACAGGACAGCGATCTTAAACATTATCTGGACAACTGTGGAAACCTCATGAGCATGCACAACGTCAAGGTAAACTACATAAAGGCCTTAAGAAAAAGACTAATTAACATAGTTGGGTTTGGATTtcttatctgaaaaaaattgatttttaccatttttaaaataacctgaaaattattttagttataagaaaaaaacaataaaagtcacATTCCTGTACAAACAATGCAAAAATGTGACTTGTGCTTCAAATATATACTAGTTAATCTTAAAACTTTGGACTTGAtcatgatttgttttaaaagtgtcaaaagttatttttctttctctgcacTAAATCTGTTTTAAACAGTGTTAGTTGGTGAAACATTTAACTTCCAGCCGTGTGTTCTGCTCTCTTCTCATGACACCATTTTCCCTCCCTGCAGATCTTCATGTTCCAGTTGCTGCGCGGTTTGGCCTACTGTCACAAAAGGAAAATCCTCCACAGAGACCTGAAGCCTCAGAACCTGCTCATCAACGACAAGGGCGAGCTCAAGTTAGCGGACTTTGGTAGGGAGACCTAAAAAACCTCTGCAGCACGAGTGCTGTTTAAAGACACACACGCTGTTTGTCagcttcatttcattttattaacacACTGGGGGCTTCCTTCTGCCCGGATCACTTCAGCAGCCTTATGTCCCGTATCTTAGCAACCACGGCCCTCTCTCCTGAGCTTCCTCAGTTTGGTGCTGAAAGTATGAAGCCAAGCACACCAGCGGCGTTGATGGCTTTTGAGCATCTACAGCCAGGCAGTCATGGAACTAACTGAGGAACAGAGTCCTTTACCTGACAGTGGAAATCAGAGACGCGTTAATTTATACAATTCTAGATATTTAAACACTCTTATCTGTCAATCCTGTGATGTTAAGGTCTTGCACGAGCCAAATCTGTCCCCACG is drawn from Oryzias melastigma strain HK-1 linkage group LG5, ASM292280v2, whole genome shotgun sequence and contains these coding sequences:
- the cdk18 gene encoding cyclin-dependent kinase 18 (The sequence of the model RefSeq protein was modified relative to this genomic sequence to represent the inferred CDS: added 118 bases not found in genome assembly); its protein translation is MNKMKNFKRRFSLSVPRTETIEENEFTEQINQLNICHTQGLTPDSLGPPSHDSSPLSPEATTPGAHSPSHLHYHSKAQHRRFSMEDVSKRMSLPMDIRLPPEFLKKLQQESENSAPCKPLTRMSRRASLSDIGFGKLETYVKLGKLGEGTYATVFKGRSKLTENLVALKEIRLEHEEGAPCTAIREVSLLKNLKHANIVTLHDIIHTDRCLTLVFEYLDSDLKHYLDNCGNLMSMHNVKIFMFQLLRGLAYCHKRKILHRDLKPQNLLINDKGELKLADFGLARAKSVPTKTYSNEVVTLWYRPPDVLLGSTEYSMHIDMWGVGCILYEMATGRPMFPGATVKEELHLIFRLMGTPTEETWPGIGSNEEFKSYLFPQYKPQGLINHVPRLDTEGIDLLSALLLYDTRSRISSEDALHHPYFLILGDNIHNLADTASVFSLREVQLQKDPGHRSSVFQPLGRGKNRRQSIF